A part of Myxococcus landrumus genomic DNA contains:
- a CDS encoding Do family serine endopeptidase translates to MACSLPSRRFLGALALLPVATLGFACGQAQALGAPNPAAVTAAAATTPSGVPVQQARFNPATAGTVTSLAPLVDSVKGAVVYVEVQSRPRRMSGIQGLPPGFAERFGMPPGMEGNSQPRQGLGSGFIIDSSGTVLTNNHVVEDADVVRVKLQDGRSFEAEVLGRDPLTDVALLKLKGAPGNLPSVPLGDSDAVRVGDAVMAIGNPFGLDYSVSAGILSARARNIHAGPYDDFLQTDAAINPGNSGGPLFNMRGEVIGMNTAIIGGASGIGFAVPSKLIQALLPQLQETGVVRRGWLGLAIQDLTPELARALKVDANKGAVVAGVNRGGPGDRGGLREEDIITSVGGRAVDSAGALTRAVALLKPDSRVKVELMRGGKPLTLDVTLGTRPAQRGEEEIAPRNAPSPTTRKLGIGLRDAEGSGAQITAVEPGSPAERAGLMPGMVLVQVGDGKVGSASEAASILSSAKSGAALLLRVRAPDSDSTVLRALEVP, encoded by the coding sequence ATGGCCTGCTCGCTCCCCTCTCGCCGCTTCCTTGGCGCCTTGGCTCTCCTGCCCGTCGCGACGCTGGGCTTCGCGTGTGGACAGGCACAGGCCCTGGGCGCTCCCAATCCCGCCGCCGTCACCGCGGCGGCCGCCACCACGCCCTCCGGCGTGCCCGTGCAGCAAGCCCGCTTCAACCCCGCCACCGCCGGCACCGTGACGTCGCTCGCGCCGCTGGTCGACTCCGTGAAGGGCGCCGTCGTCTACGTCGAGGTGCAATCCCGCCCCCGTCGCATGTCTGGCATTCAGGGCCTGCCGCCCGGCTTCGCGGAGCGCTTCGGCATGCCGCCCGGCATGGAGGGCAACTCGCAGCCTCGCCAGGGATTGGGCTCGGGCTTCATCATTGATTCCTCCGGCACCGTCCTCACCAACAACCACGTGGTGGAAGACGCGGACGTCGTGCGCGTGAAGCTGCAGGACGGACGCTCCTTCGAGGCCGAGGTGCTGGGCCGGGACCCGCTCACCGACGTGGCCCTGCTCAAGCTCAAGGGCGCGCCCGGCAACCTGCCGTCCGTGCCGCTGGGTGACTCGGACGCGGTGCGCGTGGGCGACGCGGTGATGGCCATCGGCAACCCGTTCGGCCTGGACTACAGCGTCAGCGCCGGCATCCTCTCCGCTCGCGCCCGCAACATCCACGCGGGCCCCTACGACGACTTCCTCCAGACGGACGCGGCCATCAACCCCGGCAACTCCGGCGGCCCGCTGTTCAACATGCGCGGTGAGGTCATCGGCATGAACACCGCCATCATCGGCGGCGCCAGCGGCATCGGCTTCGCCGTGCCCAGCAAGCTCATCCAGGCGCTGCTGCCCCAGCTCCAGGAGACGGGCGTCGTGCGCCGCGGCTGGCTGGGCCTGGCCATCCAGGACCTCACGCCCGAGCTGGCGCGTGCCCTCAAGGTGGACGCCAACAAGGGCGCGGTGGTCGCGGGCGTCAACCGCGGTGGCCCGGGCGACCGGGGCGGCCTGCGCGAAGAGGACATCATCACCTCCGTCGGTGGCCGCGCGGTGGACTCCGCCGGAGCCCTCACCCGCGCCGTGGCGCTGCTCAAGCCCGACAGCCGCGTGAAGGTGGAGCTGATGCGCGGCGGCAAGCCCCTGACGCTGGACGTGACGCTGGGCACGCGCCCGGCCCAGCGCGGCGAGGAAGAAATCGCTCCGCGCAACGCGCCCTCTCCCACCACGCGCAAGCTGGGCATCGGCCTGCGCGACGCGGAGGGGTCCGGCGCTCAAATCACCGCGGTGGAGCCCGGCAGCCCCGCCGAGCGCGCCGGACTGATGCCCGGCATGGTGCTGGTGCAGGTGGGTGACGGCAAGGTG
- a CDS encoding response regulator: protein MERDEEQTQSSEWPWPVEAETGRRARVLVAEDQPEMRALLHRALKRRGYEVVEASDGPGLVQAIIDGLLASQTQVPDLIITDVRMPGYSGLEVVARLRREGWKTPVILITAFGDAQLHQEAAQLGAARVLDKPFAMEDLCGAAEALVPPVR, encoded by the coding sequence ATGGAGCGCGACGAGGAGCAGACGCAGTCGAGTGAGTGGCCGTGGCCTGTGGAGGCGGAGACGGGGCGGCGGGCGCGGGTGTTGGTGGCGGAGGACCAGCCGGAGATGCGGGCGCTCCTGCATCGGGCGCTGAAGCGTCGGGGCTACGAGGTGGTGGAGGCCTCGGATGGGCCCGGGCTGGTGCAGGCGATCATCGATGGATTGCTGGCGAGCCAGACGCAGGTGCCGGACCTCATCATCACGGATGTACGGATGCCTGGGTATTCGGGCCTGGAGGTGGTGGCGCGGCTGCGGCGGGAGGGGTGGAAGACGCCGGTCATCCTGATTACGGCGTTTGGGGATGCGCAGCTGCATCAGGAAGCGGCGCAGTTGGGAGCGGCGAGGGTGTTGGACAAGCCGTTCGCCATGGAGGATTTGTGTGGCGCGGCGGAGGCGCTCGTTCCGCCGGTCCGTTGA
- a CDS encoding lysylphosphatidylglycerol synthase domain-containing protein yields MSRALLRRGVLALLPLVLLSLAFVVMRHELRELSAAAMMRALTSIPRERIAWAVVCAASNYLALTLYDVLALRHLGRRLPYRQVGFASFVGYAFGHNIGMSFLTGGGVRYRLYSARGLSAWDVARVGTFNALTFWSGLLAVAGGALVVDAGQGAMSALSLRPGVARGLGLGMLGVLGAYLVACARVRRTLKVPRLGVELSLPTLRHAVAQVAVSCMDWTLGAMVLWVLLPPGAGIQPASMVALFAVAQLLGIASQVPGGLGVFDSVILAALTPEVPGAVVLGTLVVYRVIYYLLPFAVASLMLVGHELSLHRGQVAQWWGRRRQEG; encoded by the coding sequence GTGTCCCGGGCCTTGTTGAGGCGAGGGGTCCTCGCCTTGTTGCCGTTGGTGTTGTTGTCGTTGGCGTTCGTCGTCATGCGGCACGAGCTGCGTGAGCTGAGCGCGGCGGCGATGATGCGGGCGTTGACGTCGATTCCTCGCGAGCGCATCGCGTGGGCGGTGGTGTGTGCGGCGAGCAACTACCTGGCGTTGACGCTGTATGACGTCTTGGCGTTGAGGCACCTGGGGCGGCGGTTGCCGTACCGGCAGGTGGGCTTCGCGTCATTCGTTGGCTATGCGTTTGGCCACAACATCGGGATGTCGTTCCTGACGGGCGGTGGGGTTCGCTACCGGCTGTATTCGGCGCGCGGGTTGAGTGCGTGGGATGTGGCGCGGGTGGGGACGTTCAACGCGCTGACGTTCTGGTCGGGGTTGTTGGCGGTGGCGGGAGGGGCGCTGGTGGTGGATGCGGGGCAGGGGGCGATGTCGGCGCTGTCGTTGAGGCCAGGGGTGGCGCGAGGGTTGGGATTGGGGATGTTGGGGGTGTTGGGGGCGTACCTGGTGGCGTGTGCGCGGGTGAGGCGGACGCTGAAGGTGCCGAGGTTGGGGGTGGAGTTGTCGTTGCCGACGTTGCGGCATGCGGTGGCGCAGGTGGCGGTGTCCTGCATGGACTGGACGTTGGGGGCGATGGTGTTGTGGGTGTTGTTGCCGCCGGGCGCGGGGATTCAGCCAGCGAGCATGGTGGCGTTGTTCGCGGTGGCGCAGTTGTTGGGGATAGCGAGTCAGGTGCCGGGAGGGCTGGGGGTGTTCGACTCGGTGATTCTGGCGGCGCTGACGCCGGAGGTACCTGGAGCGGTGGTGCTGGGCACGCTGGTGGTGTACCGCGTCATCTATTACTTGCTGCCTTTCGCCGTGGCCTCGCTGATGCTGGTGGGACATGAGCTGTCATTGCATCGGGGACAGGTGGCGCAGTGGTGGGGGCGCAGACGGCAGGAAGGCTGA